A single genomic interval of Spirosoma linguale DSM 74 harbors:
- a CDS encoding Protein of unknown function DUF2147 (PFAM: Protein of unknown function DUF2147~KEGG: bte:BTH_I2551 putative lipoprotein) → MGAKADQPADRLIGRWQFPSKGSSVDIYKQGGLYFARVAEVDQAGERNFGLMKDSLLIRSLQYDGEVWGGGRLIHPKTGISLSVEVEMQKPKAIDVTVYKGIKLLHRKFTMTRQE, encoded by the coding sequence ATGGGAGCGAAAGCTGATCAGCCAGCGGATCGACTCATAGGCCGGTGGCAATTTCCCTCCAAGGGGTCCAGTGTTGATATTTACAAACAAGGCGGTCTGTACTTTGCCCGGGTAGCCGAAGTCGATCAGGCTGGTGAGCGAAACTTTGGCCTGATGAAAGATAGTCTTCTGATCCGCAGCCTTCAGTACGATGGAGAGGTTTGGGGCGGGGGGCGCTTAATTCATCCTAAAACGGGAATTTCCTTAAGCGTTGAGGTGGAAATGCAAAAACCGAAAGCTATAGACGTGACCGTTTACAAAGGCATTAAACTCCTTCATCGAAAATTTACGATGACTCGTCAGGAATAG
- a CDS encoding hypothetical protein (KEGG: hypothetical protein), translated as MNWTTAQQDALQHAIQRRNERDILQKQLVQTKAELEKRLHEQAALLDQWRDEQADVDQLNRLSWASLYYDLLNKKGQQLSKEEAEAQQARLRYDAICATVSTLQQQGADQEKRLPDFNDVDSVYEQLIERKREALLNSSDTVREQYQQHLTALIHNNHYAQELTEAKGAGVQALQEVMQLQKLLDEAHTWGIWDVMGGSTISSIVKYQKLDEVRDQSERVAQRLQLFRSEYADINQTFRSDWTINNNLTRFVDIFFDNIFTDWSVQARINEAREAAETIEHQLVTALTELERQLAQSAEQTKQQSDDFQRFLETV; from the coding sequence ATGAACTGGACAACGGCCCAACAGGACGCTTTGCAACATGCAATTCAGCGTCGTAATGAACGTGATATTTTACAGAAACAACTGGTACAAACTAAGGCAGAACTGGAAAAGCGGCTGCACGAACAAGCGGCTTTGCTCGACCAATGGCGGGACGAACAAGCCGATGTAGATCAATTAAACCGGCTGAGTTGGGCTAGTCTGTACTATGATCTTCTTAATAAGAAAGGCCAGCAACTCAGCAAAGAAGAAGCCGAAGCCCAACAGGCCCGGCTCCGCTACGATGCCATCTGTGCTACAGTGAGCACGCTGCAACAGCAAGGTGCCGATCAGGAAAAACGCCTGCCCGACTTCAACGATGTCGACAGCGTGTATGAACAACTCATTGAGCGCAAACGGGAAGCGCTGCTCAACAGCTCGGATACCGTACGGGAACAATACCAGCAGCACCTGACCGCACTCATTCACAATAACCACTACGCGCAGGAGTTGACGGAGGCAAAAGGTGCGGGGGTTCAGGCACTTCAGGAAGTGATGCAACTCCAGAAATTATTGGATGAGGCCCATACCTGGGGAATCTGGGACGTGATGGGCGGCTCCACTATTTCGTCAATTGTTAAATACCAAAAGCTGGACGAAGTCCGGGATCAATCGGAACGGGTGGCCCAGCGTTTACAGCTATTTCGTAGCGAATACGCAGACATCAACCAAACTTTCCGGTCCGACTGGACTATCAATAACAACCTGACCCGGTTCGTAGACATCTTCTTCGACAATATTTTCACCGACTGGTCGGTACAAGCCCGCATCAACGAAGCCAGAGAAGCAGCCGAGACTATCGAACATCAACTGGTTACCGCTCTAACCGAACTCGAACGTCAACTGGCTCAATCAGCCGAACAGACAAAGCAGCAATCGGACGATTTCCAACGGTTTCTTGAGACGGTTTAG
- a CDS encoding hypothetical protein (KEGG: ccs:CCNA_01036 hypothetical protein), giving the protein MQTHRDQYWRPGAPILCIFNALIWLSLSLTSAVTFAQLKALPKPEETLGFPVGADFKLATYEQSLAYFKKLDEASEMMKMVYVGETSEGRPWYFALISSKKNLDNIDKYRAIAQRLAHPAGLTDEEAKKLSLEGKPLVHIDGGLHASEVAGAQHTISLAYDMLSKADDPKIRNILDNVILLLWPSLNPDGQTMIGDWYKSNVGTPYEVAPPPFLYQKYVGHDNNRDAYMLNMIESRVVARTWREWEPNIIFVHHQTSPFPTRIWLPPFAEPIASQTPPIIAREVNMIGMAMAQALESNGQKGATHMGTGFDAWYPGYIDYMPVLQNIPAFWTETALYNYATPHFYTVRDFPKDKNEFRVESLYSSPWPGGWWRISDAMAYMETASLATLDYAAKYGDVLLYNRYQSGRNTIKKYEQEPPYAYFIPQKQRDPARPAELLRRLAFHGIRIGQLTKEVAFDGRNYPKGTWVIPMNQEYGELTKQLLDVQVYPDLREFPGGPPEQPYDAAGWTLPLQFELNVIPAITPLPADVKSAIQMVAGTPKDWKADDKKDANPADFVSGIGFDTNPVSAGIKAPEGRLTGTGTVALVNPAENNAFKIIARTLKAGGSVKYNKNAGKYAISGVGRAMLDTWVRDMGVNAELTTNTDGATVKPRIAVYKPWTASMDEGWTHWVLEQFEVPFVNITNTDVLAGDLSDRFDVILLASDRPRNIKEGFAKGLVPPAYEGGLGELGASNLNNFVSQGGALVCLNASSDYAIDALHLPVKNVVAGVNSKDFFTGGSLLEIETDATHPVMAGMPAKAAVFVEGSPVFATLDGFRGQAVAKFALSGSPLRSGYLLGEKFLHGYAASLDVQHGKGHVILHGFRPQWRGQPLGTYRVLLNSVLYSGEVAKGKYGSAEFWKSPVVPMK; this is encoded by the coding sequence ATGCAAACCCATCGTGACCAGTATTGGCGTCCCGGAGCGCCAATCTTATGTATTTTCAACGCACTGATTTGGCTGTCTCTTTCGCTGACAAGCGCAGTGACGTTCGCCCAACTGAAAGCCCTGCCCAAGCCCGAAGAAACCCTTGGGTTCCCCGTAGGGGCTGATTTTAAACTGGCTACGTACGAACAGTCGCTGGCGTATTTTAAGAAACTGGACGAAGCCAGCGAGATGATGAAAATGGTCTATGTGGGCGAAACCTCCGAAGGCCGACCCTGGTATTTCGCCCTGATCTCATCCAAAAAGAATCTCGACAATATTGATAAATACAGAGCCATTGCCCAGCGGCTGGCGCATCCGGCAGGACTCACCGATGAGGAAGCCAAAAAGCTGTCGCTGGAAGGGAAACCACTTGTGCATATCGATGGAGGACTGCACGCGTCGGAGGTGGCTGGTGCCCAGCATACTATTTCGCTGGCGTACGATATGCTCAGCAAAGCCGACGACCCGAAAATCAGGAACATTCTGGATAATGTCATTCTACTGCTGTGGCCATCACTTAACCCCGATGGGCAAACAATGATTGGCGACTGGTACAAATCGAATGTCGGGACACCCTACGAAGTGGCACCCCCGCCGTTTTTGTATCAGAAATATGTCGGGCACGACAACAACCGCGATGCGTACATGCTCAACATGATCGAGTCGCGGGTAGTGGCCCGTACGTGGCGTGAGTGGGAGCCGAACATCATCTTCGTGCATCACCAGACCTCACCGTTTCCGACGCGTATCTGGTTGCCACCCTTTGCCGAGCCTATTGCCTCACAAACGCCCCCCATTATTGCCCGCGAGGTGAATATGATCGGTATGGCGATGGCACAGGCTTTGGAAAGCAATGGACAGAAAGGCGCTACCCACATGGGAACTGGCTTCGATGCCTGGTATCCGGGTTATATCGACTACATGCCCGTGTTGCAGAATATACCGGCCTTCTGGACCGAAACGGCCCTGTACAACTACGCGACGCCCCATTTTTATACGGTTCGCGATTTTCCGAAAGACAAGAATGAGTTCCGGGTTGAGTCGTTGTACTCTAGTCCGTGGCCGGGGGGCTGGTGGCGCATCAGCGATGCAATGGCGTATATGGAAACGGCCTCGCTGGCAACGCTCGACTATGCCGCCAAGTACGGCGATGTGCTGCTGTACAACCGCTATCAGTCCGGCAGGAATACCATTAAGAAATACGAACAGGAGCCACCCTACGCTTATTTCATCCCCCAAAAACAGCGCGACCCCGCCCGCCCCGCCGAACTCCTCCGCCGACTGGCGTTCCACGGTATCCGCATCGGGCAGTTGACCAAAGAAGTGGCTTTTGACGGACGAAATTACCCGAAAGGCACCTGGGTAATTCCTATGAACCAGGAGTATGGCGAGTTGACAAAACAACTGCTCGACGTACAGGTGTATCCCGATTTAAGGGAGTTTCCGGGTGGTCCGCCCGAGCAACCCTACGATGCCGCTGGCTGGACGCTTCCTCTGCAATTCGAACTTAACGTCATACCAGCCATAACGCCCCTACCCGCTGACGTGAAATCGGCCATTCAGATGGTGGCCGGTACGCCAAAAGACTGGAAAGCGGATGATAAAAAAGACGCCAACCCCGCTGATTTTGTGTCTGGGATTGGCTTCGACACCAACCCCGTTTCGGCGGGGATAAAAGCCCCCGAAGGACGACTGACTGGAACTGGAACCGTAGCACTGGTCAATCCGGCTGAAAACAATGCCTTTAAAATTATCGCCCGGACGTTGAAAGCAGGCGGGTCGGTTAAGTACAACAAAAATGCCGGTAAATACGCCATCAGCGGGGTAGGAAGGGCTATGCTGGATACCTGGGTCAGGGATATGGGCGTTAACGCCGAACTTACAACGAACACCGACGGAGCCACTGTAAAGCCCCGTATTGCCGTTTACAAACCCTGGACGGCCAGTATGGATGAAGGCTGGACACACTGGGTGCTGGAGCAGTTTGAGGTTCCGTTTGTCAATATCACTAATACCGATGTGCTGGCCGGTGACCTGTCTGACCGCTTCGACGTGATTCTACTAGCCTCCGACCGGCCTAGAAATATAAAAGAAGGTTTTGCCAAAGGACTGGTGCCGCCAGCCTACGAAGGGGGACTGGGCGAGTTGGGTGCCAGCAACCTGAATAACTTTGTAAGCCAGGGAGGTGCGCTCGTTTGCCTGAATGCCAGCAGCGACTATGCCATTGATGCCCTCCATCTACCCGTGAAAAATGTAGTGGCCGGTGTGAACAGCAAAGACTTTTTTACCGGTGGCTCCCTGCTGGAAATAGAAACCGACGCGACGCACCCTGTCATGGCGGGTATGCCTGCCAAAGCGGCTGTTTTCGTAGAGGGAAGCCCTGTTTTTGCCACGCTGGATGGTTTCAGGGGACAAGCTGTGGCCAAATTTGCGTTGAGTGGGTCACCGCTGCGGTCGGGTTATTTATTGGGCGAGAAATTCCTGCATGGCTATGCGGCCTCGCTCGATGTGCAGCACGGCAAAGGGCATGTGATTCTGCACGGTTTTCGCCCTCAGTGGCGCGGGCAACCCCTGGGTACCTACCGGGTGCTGCTTAACTCGGTGCTATACAGTGGTGAGGTTGCTAAAGGAAAGTACGGGTCGGCGGAGTTCTGGAAATCGCCGGTGGTGCCGATGAAATAG